DNA sequence from the Minwuia thermotolerans genome:
AGGTCGACCACGGCCGGAACGCCGGTGAAGTCCTGCATCAGCACGCGCGCCGGCCGGTACGCGATCTCCCGGTCGGAGCGGCGCTCCTTCAGCCATTCGGCGACCGCCTTCACGTCGTCGGTCGTGACCGTGCGCCCGTCCTCGAAGCGCAGCAGGTTCTCCAGCAGCACCTTCAGCGTCTTGGGCAGGACCGACAGGTCGCCCAGTTCCGCCTCCGCCGCCTTCAGGCTGAAATAGTCGTAGGTCTTGCCCCCAACGTCGAGGCTGCGGCGCGTCTTCAAGGTGTCCTCGCCCACTCCCAACTCCTTCCGTGGTTAGAATCTGTGCCTCGATTGCCCGGCATGGTGCGCCGGTTCGTCCCCAACCGAATTCGTCGCGCACTATAGGCGAAAGGCCCGGCGGATTCCTGCCTCATTTGCGCATGCGAAGGCAAGATGGCGCAATGGTTCCGGAGGGGCGGAGCCTACCGCTTCGCCTCGATCGCATCCCAGATCAGACCGGAGAGATTGGCCCCGTCATAGCGGTCGATCTCCTGGATGCCCGTCGGACTGGTCACGTTGATCTCCGTCATCAGGCCGCCGATCACGTCGATGCCGACGAAGATCATGCCGCGCGCTTTCAGCTCCGGGCCGATGCGGGCGCAGATCTCGTGCTCCCGCTCGGTCAGCGTCGATTTCAGCGGCGTCCCGCCGACATGCATGTTGGAGCGCGACTCGCCCTCCGCCGGGACGCGGTTGATGGCCCCGGCGGGTTCCCCGTCGACCAGGATGATCCGCTTGTCCCCCTCGCGCACGGCGGGCAGGAACTTCTGCGCGATCAGGGGCTCGCGGAACATCTGCTGGAACATCTCCAGCAGGGAACTCAGATTGTGGTCGCCGTCCCTGAGGTAGAAGACGCCCGCCCCGCCATTGCCGTAGAGCGGCTTGACGATGATGTCGCCATGCTGGTGGTAGAAGGCCCGGATCATCGCCGTGTCGCGGGTGATCAGGGTCGCCGGCATCAGGTCGACGAACTCGGTGACGAACAGCTTCTCCGGGGCATTGCGCACTTCTGTGGGATCGTTGACCACCAGGGTCTTCGGATGGATGCGCTCCAGCAGGTAGGTCGTCGTCAGATAGGCCATGTCATAGGGCGGATCCTGACGCAGCAGGACGACGTCCATCTCGGTCAGGTCGGCGATGCGGTCCTCGCCAAGCGTGAAATGGTTGCCCTTTTCCCGCCGGACCTCGACCTCGCGCAGACGGGCCTTTACCTGCCCGCCGGTCCAGGCCAGTTCCTGGGGCAGATAGTAGTGGAGCCGATGCCCCCGCGCCGACGCCTCCAGCATCAGGGCGAAGGTCGAATCGGCGTTGATGTCGATCGCGGCGATCGGGTCCATCTGGACCGCGACTTTCAGGCTCATCCGGCGGCGCTCCCCAAAGAATTCCGCCGCGATGATAGGGCGTACGCCGGGCCGGTCAAAAGCCGTTCCGCCGCAGGCGCCCACATTGACCGCAGTCCCGCCCGCCCCACGTCGCCTGCATGACCGGCGCGCATGCCAGCATCGTCGTGGTCGGCGCCGGCCCCACCGGGCTGAGCGCAGCGCTGGCGCTTGCCCGGCGCGGACATGCAGTCCGGGTGCTGGAACGGCTTGAGGACACCATCGGCGAATCCCGCGCCGTCGGCGTCAACCGCCGCAGCCTGCTTCATCTCGATACGGTGGGCGCGGCCCGGCCGATCCTGGACGCGGCGACCCCGCTGCAACGCGTCAGATTTTTCCGCAATGGCCGCGCGCTCACCACGCTCGATATCCCGCAACCCGACGCGCCGCCGCCGACCATGGTCGCACTGCCCCAGAGCCGCACCGAAGCGATCCTCGCCGGACTGGCCGAGGCGCGCGGTATCGA
Encoded proteins:
- the gshB gene encoding glutathione synthase; amino-acid sequence: MSLKVAVQMDPIAAIDINADSTFALMLEASARGHRLHYYLPQELAWTGGQVKARLREVEVRREKGNHFTLGEDRIADLTEMDVVLLRQDPPYDMAYLTTTYLLERIHPKTLVVNDPTEVRNAPEKLFVTEFVDLMPATLITRDTAMIRAFYHQHGDIIVKPLYGNGGAGVFYLRDGDHNLSSLLEMFQQMFREPLIAQKFLPAVREGDKRIILVDGEPAGAINRVPAEGESRSNMHVGGTPLKSTLTEREHEICARIGPELKARGMIFVGIDVIGGLMTEINVTSPTGIQEIDRYDGANLSGLIWDAIEAKR